TCGTGTTCTATTTTGGTTTTATTCCCGGGGTAGCGATCCTTCGGTTCGCAACCGCCGGGCTAAGGACCGGAACCCCGTTGAGGTTCTCTAGCAAGCATCCCGGAGGGATGAGGGAACAGAGCCCGGGGTCAGCGAACGCAGTGAGCGCCAACCCCGGGTACCCGCCCCACCCACACACCACCCCGGAGGGGTGGAGGAACATAGCTTCATCTAGCCAGCAATCAGTCATTTGTAATCCGTCATGCCCCGTAGGGGCTGTGTATTTCGTGGTGGAGACAAGTTTCATCATGCCGTTCTGTATACTGCATTCTTGATACTCAATACTCCCCGCAAGGGGCGACTTTTCCCTGTTGCCATGCGGCGCGGGCCTAGGGTAGGATGGTGGTGATGGGAGGTGTGAATGTGCGGCAGGCGCGGTTTGTGGAGCTTTATCTTTCTGGGATGGCGGCCGGGCGTGCTTATGAGGAGGCGGGCTATGAGTCCCGGGGTGAGGCGGCGGTGAGTGCGGCCAGCAAACTATTGAAACAGGAGAAGGTGATGGAGCATTTGCAGCGGCTGCGCAGGGAGCAGGAGAAGGACGGCTATCTCACGCGGCAGGAGATCCGCAGGATCCGCCACGAGATGGTGAATGACCCGGATGTTTCCGACTCGGTGAAGCGCGGTCTGTTAGTGGATGAGGCTCGGATGATGGGCTACAACGAACCGGAGGAGGTGGACGTGGATCTCGGCCTCGCAGACTTGATCGGCAAGATGAGGTTGGGGAGCCCGAGGGGCGATTACTGATTACTGATTACTGATTACTGATTCCGGCTAGATGGAGCCCTTGCGGGTTTGTTAGGGAGTAATGGTGGGTAGGATCTGTAGCAGGTAGGGAGTAGCGAGTAGCGGAAATTTCCTGAGGAAAATTTCTCTATGCTTCAAGTATGCGGCTAGCATGAGCCAATGCTCTCAGGTTTACCCGGAGAGGCTACTTACTACTCCCTACTAGCTACGATACCTAACCATCAAACAGGACGGCTGTTCGCAAAGGTGCCAATGGCAACTTCCTACACCAAGCT
The sequence above is drawn from the Rubritalea squalenifaciens DSM 18772 genome and encodes:
- a CDS encoding terminase small subunit, which produces MGGVNVRQARFVELYLSGMAAGRAYEEAGYESRGEAAVSAASKLLKQEKVMEHLQRLRREQEKDGYLTRQEIRRIRHEMVNDPDVSDSVKRGLLVDEARMMGYNEPEEVDVDLGLADLIGKMRLGSPRGDY